In Brassica napus cultivar Da-Ae chromosome C2, Da-Ae, whole genome shotgun sequence, the sequence AGACACCCCAAGATACCCatatgaaagaaagaaaaatttaatcaCCAACCTGCTTGAAATTGCTCCAAACATTACAGTCTGGACCACGTCCATCACGCACTACTCTGATATCAATATCTGCACCCTAATACAATAACCTTTCTATCAGTTTCAGATCCAAGAAGCCGCAAAAAGGGTATCAAGAAAGCAAGGGAGGTTATACAAACCATTGTCATTGCACCAAAACGTGCAGCAGAAACGAGAATGCTCCCTGTACCAACGAAAGGGTCATACACAAGCTTTCCAGATGTAGCTTTAGCTTGATTAGCCATCAAGAAAGCCATTTCAGCATCCATAGCAGTCGGGCCAAGGTAAGTTCGAGACTTGAGCTGAAAAGCAGGTAACAGCTTCCTGTCAGCAAAACCAGCCTCCCTCCCAAAGAAGATTCTTCTCTGGAGAATGGGCTGAAGCCCATTGTTCTCTTCAGACTCATCCATCTCCATGATGAAAAAGTTGTGATCTGGGTTCTTCAAGTTAACCTTCCCCTGCAAAAACGATTAAACCCCTTTGAGAAACAAGAAAGTTTCCTTCTTTGGAAAGCCGGAAACATACGTCGAAGGGGATGTAAGTAAGTGAGTTGATTCTCTCCCTCTGCTCATCGAAAGTCAGAGCCTTTCCGAAAGTTTCGACGGAGATTCTAAATGTGGAATCAGAAGCGAGAAACGGGAGCTTGCGAGAATCAGGGAAGCTTTCTATGGAGTCTTTAAGCTCTTCGTAGCAAGTTCCTTCACCCCAAAGCTCATACATTCCTTTCACCAATATGCCTACACTAGCACCATTTCTTGTGAGAAACAAActaaaagaagaaagatgagGCGAGAAAGAATCGTACTTACTTCTCTTGGCGATGTTCTGTGCGATTTCTTCGGAAGAAAGATGAACGAAGTGGAATGGAGTATCGTTATGGTGATGTTCAGGGAGGCGCCATTGAAGAGACTCATCTTCTCCGAAGAGTTCGGCTAATGCCTCCACCTCTGGCTTTCTGAAGTCTAGTAGCCTATGATAGAAGACGCATAGAAACCACATCTCTTGTTTTTCTCCCCCAAATTCAAAACCCTAATTCGTCAGGCGACCTGAGAAGAGGAAGACGACGGAGACGACGGCGGCTTAAAACCTCTCTTAAAACCCTAGGCCCAATTACAAGCCCATTTAGTTTGAATAGACGGCCTGATATATTTAAATGATTAAATAATTATGAAATGACGGAAATATCCCCGAGAGCCGAGAGGTATACGATAGGACTTTTGGATCGTCTCTCTGCTTTCCaggaattagggttttgaagCAAATCACAATCAGATCTCATCTTCGCCGCTCTCTCGTTTCTTCTTACCAGGTTTAGTTCGCGAATCATTGTCGTCTTCTGGCTGTGTGTACTTCAGGATCTGTTGTCCTAATCGTATTTATTTACAATGTAGCTTACTGGATCTTATGGGTAACCGTATTTATTTTCTTCGGACAAAAATTTGGCAGTTCGTAGAAGATGTCTGAAGAGGTGGAGTACCGTTGCTTCATTGGTGGACTCGCGTGGGCAACGTCTGATCGTGGCCTCAGAGATGCCTTTGAGAAGTATGGTCACCTCACTGAGGCTAAGGTATAACCATTTATCTCTTATCTGCATTAGGATCTGAGATGTTGGAGGCTGTCTTTAGTAAATTGTTTAGTTGCTTGCTTCTTTGAGTGAACTATGTGTTTCCGAACTTAGCCTTATCATTGACATTGACAGGTGGTTCTTGACAAGTTTTCTGGGCGTTCCCGTGGTTTCGGGTTCGTTACTTTTGATGAGAAGAAAGCTATGGATGAAGCCATTGCAGCAATGAATGGGATGGATTTAGATGGGCGGACTATCACTGTTGATAAAGCCCAGCCACAGGGTGGATCTGGCAGGGATCATGATGGTGACCGCAGTCGTGATCGTGATCGCGGCTATGACCGTGACCGTAGCCGTCCCTCTGGTGGTGGGAGAGGTGGTTCAGGTGGTGGAGATTGCTTTAAGTGTGGCAAGCCCGGACATTTTGCGAGGGAGTGTCCTGATGAATCCGGtagaggtggtggtggtggtgggggaAGGTACAGCTCGAGGGATGATAGGTACAGCTCAAAGGACGACAGGTATGGTGGGAAGGATGATAGGTACAGTGCAAAGGACGACAGGTATGGTGCAAAAGAAGACAGGTATGGTAGGGATCGCTATGGACCTGATCGCAGTGGGGAACGCTCTGGAGGACGTAGCAGGGATGATGGCAGCCGTGGTGGTTCAGGAGGAGAGAGGCATGGCCGTGCTCCATACGATCGCCCCAGAGATGGCGGCTTTCACTAGAATTCTACTCCAGAGGGTATGTATGcctttatttaattaatatctCTGCAAAGTCATTATCTGCTGGTAATTCCACTTACGTTGAAGTCTCTTCACACTTATTTTGCAGTCAAACAAGTGGAAGGTTTCTGCGTTCGGCTCTCTTGTCAGGTTCGAAGTTAGATGCTCTGTCTGGTTTTAGTGCATTTGGATAGCTCAAGAAAGAAGTGTCTTTGTTTTGGCCATTAAAACTCAATAGTCGGCTTATGCGCTAAAGTGTTCTCTTTTACTTCTTTTGTAAACTCTTCCGTTgtataatctaattttttagcCGAAAAAAACCATTATCTAGTATCCTGACGTGTGATACGTAATAAGGGAtcgttcatttttttctttagtaGTGTTTTTCATATTGAACAACCAACGTATGAAAATAAACAAGTCATTTAATATAGAGAAATACTTTTTTTGGTGAACTAGTATTAGAGAAATACATTAAATGTCTTAAACAagtttttataacaaatatatcAAGTTCTTTTAAAAGGTGAAAgatatttatgtttcttttaaaAGGTGAAAGATATTTATGTTTATAGCTAACGGGGAACGGTTTTATACATAACATATCGCGATGTGTTCAATTCGTACCCGACTTATATGGCagtataaaaacatatttgaactttcgaaaatttcaaataacataCTCTATGTTTATTTTTTGGTGAAATCATACCTGAGTCGTCACATTAGCTGCACGTTATCTAATTTTGCTGACGTGAGGATGTCACAtgaccaattttttttctttttaaaagaaaattaaataatcgttttacaaaaataatttttaagaaaatgtaaactttataatttttattatttagtaaaattaacaaaaaattattatataattaa encodes:
- the LOC111207050 gene encoding tRNA (guanine(10)-N2)-methyltransferase homolog — encoded protein: MWFLCVFYHRLLDFRKPEVEALAELFGEDESLQWRLPEHHHNDTPFHFVHLSSEEIAQNIAKRSILVKGMYELWGEGTCYEELKDSIESFPDSRKLPFLASDSTFRISVETFGKALTFDEQRERINSLTYIPFDGKVNLKNPDHNFFIMEMDESEENNGLQPILQRRIFFGREAGFADRKLLPAFQLKSRTYLGPTAMDAEMAFLMANQAKATSGKLVYDPFVGTGSILVSAARFGAMTMGADIDIRVVRDGRGPDCNVWSNFKQYGLPMPVALLRMDNNLPPWRSGLNEIFDAIICDPPYGVRAGGRKSGGRKILRGTVDPYTVPEDKRTDHIPSTGAYSLVECVHDLLHLAARMLVMKGRLVFFFPVLRDENGSEVKFPEHPCFKLVAVSEQILSSRYSRVLLTMVKVEPYSEEVEEAARLMHLEFRENHLKWLEEGNIHSSVFKPSDPSQIHADTKSFKDPKPKYRGKYV
- the LOC111206686 gene encoding glycine-rich RNA-binding protein RZ1A-like gives rise to the protein MSEEVEYRCFIGGLAWATSDRGLRDAFEKYGHLTEAKVVLDKFSGRSRGFGFVTFDEKKAMDEAIAAMNGMDLDGRTITVDKAQPQGGSGRDHDGDRSRDRDRGYDRDRSRPSGGGRGGSGGGDCFKCGKPGHFARECPDESGRGGGGGGGRYSSRDDRYSSKDDRYGGKDDRYSAKDDRYGAKEDRYGRDRYGPDRSGERSGGRSRDDGSRGGSGGERHGRAPYDRPRDGGFH